The Macaca fascicularis isolate 582-1 chromosome 14, T2T-MFA8v1.1 genome contains the following window.
ttacagtgagcctgggcaacagagcgagactccatctagaaaatcatcatcatcatcatcataattaataaataaataaaaatttaaaaaccttgtAATTCTAAATTTGAATAGGAAACATTAGTATGAACTCCTGatgcatttcatattttaaaaaattacagtcaggcgcggtggctcacgcctgtaatcccagcactttgggaggccgaggcggggagatgacaaggtcaggagatcaagaccatcctggccaacatggtgaaaccccgtctctactaaaatacaaaaaattagccaggcatggtggcacgcgcctgtagtcccagctactcgggaggctgaggcaggggaatcacttgaacctgggaggcagaggttgcagtgagccgagatcacgccattatactccagcctggtgaatgagcaagactccatctcaaaaaaaaaaaaaaaaattactaactATTCACCGAAAACATCTACAATGACTGACTCAGTAGCAATAAATATCTGAAGTACTCAAGCTGTAGTCTCTAAATAACATTTCCTACTAAGAAAAATCAGGACTCCTTGGAAAGCTGTCGGATTTCAGATCTGGGGCAGAAAATTTACTAGATGAGTCTAGAAACATCTTctcaggctgggcgctgtggctcatgcctgtaatcccagcaccgtgggaggctgaggcaggtggatcacctgaggtcaggagttcgagaccaacctgaccgacatggaaaccctatctctactaaaaatacaaaaattagctgggcgtggtggcacatccctgtaatcccagctacttgggaggctgaggcaggagaattgcttgaacctgggaggcagaggttgcagtgagccgagattgcaccattgcactccagcgtgagcaacaagagcaaaactccgtctcaaaaaaaaaaaaaaagaaaaaagaaaagaaacattttttcatatcaGATAGCAAGGAAGCTATCACAGGCTACTGCaattgcttattattattattattatttttttttttttttttgagacggagtcttgctctgtcgcccaggctggagtgcagtggccagatcgcagctcactgcaagctccacctcccgggttcacgccattctcctgcctcagcctcccgagtagctgggactacaggcgcccgccacctcgcctggctaggtttttttgtactttttaatagagacggggtttcaccgtgttcgccaggatggtttcgatctcctgacctcatgatccgcccgtctcggcctcccaaagtgctgggattacaggcttgagccaccgcgcctggcctttattattatttttaatagacataggGATCGtgccatgttgaacaggctggtcttaaactcctggcctcaataaATCTTCCCcattcagccttccaaagtgctaggattacacgtaTGAGCCACCAAGACTCATATATTGGAATTGTGTCAAAAGGACTGAAGAACTAACATGAAGAGGTTCTCCCTAACCAAAGATGAATAATTTGAATTTCAATAAGAATAACTATAATTGATTAAAACACAGCTAATATATTTAAATCCATGCAttcattaagatttttaaaaactcagccaggtttggtagttcatgcctgtaattctaacactttgggaggctgagacaggaggatcgcctgagttcagaggttcaagaccagccttggcaacacagcaagaccttgtgtctactaaaaattaaaaaaaaaagaaattaaccgagtgtggtggtacacgctgttagtcctagctacttgggaggctaaggtgggaggactgcttgagcccaggagtttgaggctgcagtgtcatgccacagcattccagcatggcgacagagtgagaccctgcctcaaaaaattgttttctttttaattagctgggtgtggtggtgagtgcttatggtcccagctatttgggaggcctaggtaagAGGATCCCAACTGATAGGGGGGTTGGTGGGAGAAAAAGTAGGTTTATTGGTTTATTCTGAAAGCCAACAAGACTGAGAGGATGGTGTAGTAGCGTTCTAAAGTACCGTTTTAAGTCAGTACAATCTTAGACTCTTTCTATGTTAAGggcagggaagaggaggagggtgtGACCAAGAGGTACCCCATGGCAGACATCTGGGCAGCAGCGAGGGGCCAAGGAGGTTGGGAACTTCTTTGTCCTTGGTCTAGTTACAATGCTCCTATAAATCTTTAAGAAAACATAGTTGTTTACATACTTCTTTAACCCCAGactaagttttaaaaactacatgattGCTGTTTTTGCATATTAGCTCAGTGCTCTAAAGCTTACGGTAGCAAAAAATTAGAAGTCCAAATgcccatggccgggcgcggtggctcacgcctgtaatagcactttgggaggccgagacaggcagatcactcatgaggctgaggcaggagaatcacttgaacctgggaggcagaggttacagtgagccaagatggcactattgcactccagcctgggcgacaagagagaaactccatctgaaaaaaatgaaaataaaaatgtccgTCTTCAGGATGACTAGATAAACAAACAGTGGTATATTTACACAACAAAACAGTATACAGCAGTGAAAAGTGAATTAACTGTGAAACAGATGAATCATAGTaatatgttgagtgaaaaaagcaagtaaCAAAGGACAACAAATCATATGATGCCCTCTACATAAAAGTtcaaaactggccgggcgcggtggctcaagcctgtaatcccagcactttgggaggccgaggctgaggtcaggagttcgagaccagcctggccaacatggtagaaccccgtctctactaaaaaaatacaaaaattagccaggagtggtggttggCCCCtttaaatcccagctacttgggaggctgagggaggagaatcgcttgaacccgggaggtggaggttgcagtgagccgaatgccactgcactccagcctggacgacagagcgagacttcatctcaaaaaaaaaaagttcaaaactaAGGAAAACCAAACAATATATTGTGTAGGCATGCAGatatgagtaattttttttttttaaatacagaattctggcccaggcgtggtggctcatgcctgtaattccactttgggaggctgaggtgtgagtatcgcttgagcccaggagtttgagaccagcctgggcaacacagcaagacccatctctagttataatgaattaattaatttaagaaaatacagaattctGGCCCAGCGtggtgactcattcctgtaatcccagcactttgtgaggccaaggtggaaggaaagttgagctcaggagttcaaggacagCCTAGACAACAAGGTTAAAccacttctctacaaaaaaatacaaaaacttagccaggcatggtggtgtgctcccatagtcccagctatgcaggaggctgaagtgggaggattgcttgatcctaggtggtagaggctgcagtgagccaagactgtgccactacactccagcctgggcgacagagcgcgagcctgtctcaaaaaataaatacatacaatacaatacaatacaatgcAGAATTCTGCACGGTGGTGGTCCCTTAAGTTTTGCAATGGGTACACGGGTGTTTATGgtattaatttaaaagttataaatatacAAGAATTTTAAGAAGAGGATCCATGCAAGGTTTAATGATAATTGTATGTCATCCATTCGCTCAACTGAAGTCGGCCTTCCCCGCCCCCTGCCAAAAGTAAACACTTTTCTAATCAGGGCCAGCCACTGGAGAAACTGAAATGAGTGGGCGGGGTGCTAActctattttcacttttctcttcctgtttcttcAGAGCCTGGGAAACAAGTCAGAATTTCCAATCTTTTCCAATTCCCACATGATTTCCTAATTCAAGACGAATTCAGAGAAAATAAGTCTTTCTCCATCTGGAGAAGACTCCGCCCCCTGGAGCATCCTCCTTCGGGGATGAGGCCTGAGGTGGGGCTgcgccagccccagcccccacaAGGACGCGCCTTGGGCTTGGTCTTGGGGGAGCTACCCGCACTGTGGGGTCACATGACAGAATTAGTGGTCAGCCCTAGCTGGAGGTCCAGGGCAAACACAGGCGGGGGCAGTGGGGTTGGGGGTTGTGGCCCTGCTGATTCGAGTGTCCCCTGTGGGTTCCGGACCTTCTGAGATACAAGCGCCAGGCTTCAGAGACGAAGCTCCGGGGTTTACCCCTGGGGACCCCCTGCTCCTGCAGCCGCTGAGGGCCGGCAGTTTGGCTGCATAGTAAGCTGGCGCTTTAGCTGGAGAGGGACGAGCTCTCGGCCAGCTCGCCAGCGGGAGGGCCTCAAGTTGTCCCATCCGGGCTGCAGGCTCCGCAAAGCTCCCTGATGCACTGTCAGAGGGGGAGGTCCGGCCGCTCCCCTTCCCCTACAGCCGCATCTAGAGTGGGGTAGGTTGGACATTTTAACGTGCTTCTGAGACAGTCACCACCGAAAGGCACCTTTAGCGATGAGGAAACCGGCGTGGAGTTCAACCACCCGGCCTCTGCGGAGCAGAAGGCCCGACTGGGCCTTTCCCTGCGCGGGGCGGGCGGCCGCAGCCCCGTAGCCCGGGCTTTGCTCCAGACCCGGCCCAGAGTGACATCACCAAACTCCGCCGATCGGTGGGAGGGGGCCCTGAAATCCCCTAAAAACAAAGTGAGTAATCGGCGGACCCGCCCTCCAGGCGGGGCCGGGACCCGGGAGCTAGCCGAACCACCGGGCACACCAGCCTCTTCGTCCCCGGCGACGCGCGCACTTGGCCCCGGCCCCCGGCAGCGGCTGTGCGCGCGGCCTCTTCGTCCTCCGCGCGGCGCGCACTTGCTCCCGGCCCCTTCGCCGGGCGGCGGCGGGGCAGCGCGCAGGCGCGGCCGGATTCCGGGCAGTGACGCGACGGCGGGCGCGCGCGGCGCATTTCCGCCTCTGGCGAATGGCTCGGCTGTAGTGCACGCCGCGGGCCCAGCTGCgaccccggccccgcccccgggaCCCCGGCCATGGACGGTGAGGTCGCCCTCTGACCCCGCGGGGTGGCCGCGCCGGGACCGCCCCGGCTGTGGCGGGAGGCCCCGCGCCGCTTTCCGCCCCTTCCTGCGCCGACTGGCGCTGCGCAGGGAGCGGTCGGCCTGCCGGATGGTGGCGCGGGGCGGGGCAGGCGGGGAGGGGTctgactcagtttcccctctgGGTGGAGGGGGGCCCTTGACTCAGCATCCTCCCTGGGTGGGGGAGCAGAGGGAGCCTTGACTCAGTTTCCCTCCACACCGTCCATGGGGGCAGCTCTGGCTTCGTTTCCCTATTAGGGGAGAACGCATCTGATTCAGTTTCCTCTCTGGATGGAGGTGGGGCGTGCCCTCCCTCAGTTTTCCTTATGAAAGTACAACAGGCCCTGATTCGGCTTCCCTCGGGAGAAGGATTCCTTACCccgttttccctcaagaagcagGTGTTTCTGGTTCCTTTCCTCCACTCCTTAGTTTCACCGCAGGTTCTAGGAAGCAGGTCCTTACTCAGTTCCCCTGGGAGGGAGCCTGGCTTCTCTTCTCTGTGGAGAGCAGATACTCCCTTGTGAGGATGGGCAGTGGGTGTGTGCTGACCCTGATCTCCCTCCCCTTTCAGAACTGTTCCCCCTCATCTTCCCGGCAGGTAAGTGGCCCCCGCAGCGGTCCGGGAGGTGTTCCCTGGGGTAGGGCAGCGGGGGCAGCTGTCTAATGGGCCTGCGGTGTCCCCTGGCAGAGCCAGCCCAGGCCTCTGGCCCTTATGTGGAGATCATTGAGCAGCCCAAGCAGCGGGGCATGCGCTTCCGCTACAAGTGCGAGGGGCGCTCCGCGGGCAGCATCCCAGGCGAGAGGAGCACAGATACCACCAAGACCCACCCCACCATCAAGGTCAGCACTGCACCAGGGTGTGCGGGGAAGGGACTGTGGAACCCCAGCCCTCTGTGTCTGGGAGTCAGGTTTGGATGTCTGGGCCTCTGTACTTTGGACAGATCAATGGCTACACAGGACCAGGGACAGTACGCATCTCCCTAGTCACCAAGGACCCTCCTCACCGGCCTCACCCCCACGAGCTTGTAGGAAAGGACTGCCGGGATGGCTTCTATGAGGCTGAGCTCTGCCCGGACCGCTGCATCCACAGGTGAGCTCCCTGCAGGCTAGGAGGCCCAGCATGAGGGAACAGGAGGCGGGCTATGAAGTAGCCGCTACAGTGTTACTCCTTTCTGGACACAGGGCAGAGTTGCTTACTTCTTGCTCTGACTCAGCTCTGCAAGTAAACTCTCTTTGTCTTGAAATGATCTATTTGTACCTCTACTCTAGCACAGATAAGAGCTCCAAGGGATATGGATGGGTCCCTAATCACTTCTGAATCCCTGACCCCTGTAGCTGGAAGGACAAGTCCCTTGGAGTCATGTCTCTTGTTTGAGAAAGAAAACCACTGAACCAACACTCTCCCCTGGAGGTGACATTGCAGTTGACAGAAACAGGCCTTAAAAAAATatacaggccaggcatagtggctcatgcttataattctagcacttccggaggccaaggcaggaagatctcttgagcctgggagttcaagactaaccaaggcaacatagtgagaccctatctctacaaaaaaataagaaattagctgggtatggtgacttgtgcctatagtcccagctacttgggaggctgatgtgggaggatcacctgagcccaggaggtcaccGCTATGGcaagctatgattacaccacgaCACTTGGGTAGCAGAGCGACACCTtgtcgtgtttttttttttttttttgagacggagtcttgctctgtccccaggctggagtgcagtggcgcaatctcagctccctgcaacctctatctGCCGGGTTTAGaccactgtcctgcctcagcttcccaagtagctgggactacaggtgcccgccaccacgcccagctaatttttttgcgtttttttttttagtagagaaggggtttcaccatgttagtcaggatgttctcaatctcctgacctcatgatctgcctgtctcagcctcccaaagtgctgggattacaggtgtgagccaccgcacccggcccaacaccctgtctcttaaaaataaataaatacacagataAATAAACAAGGTGCTGTCAGAGTAACAATTTCAGtcctgaaaataaaacaaagtcatAGGATAGAAGGATAACCTGGGGTGGGGGAGTTACGGGAGCTGGTGTGATGACTTTAGATTGgaaggtcagggaaggcctccctcCTTGAATGgtgagaaggaggagagaagtaGGAAAAGAACATTCCAAGCCGACCAAACAAGTGCAGAGGCCTTGAGGTGGGAATGAGTGTCCTGTGTTTAGAGAATGGAAAAGAAGCGCCTGTGGTTGTAAGCAGGGAGCCCACGGGGAGGCTGGCAGGGGCGGGGGCACGGAGGTGCTTGTCAGCTGAGGGAAGGGACAGGGTTCATTGCAGCACAGTAGGAAGCCACTGGAGGGGGTCAAGCATGGAGCGATGgtctgggggtgggtgggggaggaaggAGCAGACTGGGCAAGGCAGGAAGGTCCGGGCTGTGTGAGAGACAGTGGGACAGATGGCTGGGGGTGCTCAGTTTCCAGAACCTGGGAATCCAGTGTGTGAAGAAGCGGGACCTGGAGCAGGCTATCACTCAGCGCATCCAGACGAACAACAATCCCTTCCAAGGTGAGGGCTACCCTGCCTGCCGCCCCCGCACCCTCTGCCACCCTCCCTGGCCCGCCTTTCCTGCATCTCCCTCATTGGCCAGTACACGGTAAAGATGGACTCTTGGTGCCCATTCGGTACTCTCCCACTTTGccattgggaaactgaggcccaggaggggACATGACATTCAGGTCACAGTGGAGTCACTGCTGGGTTCTGCCTCCTCTAGGACTTGTGTTTTACACACTCGCCAGCGGCCCTCCCAGAGCAGAGCTCCCTGCCCCAACTGGTCACACCTATATCCCCACTTCCCCTGCTCTCCTGATCACCTGTTTTCTTGCCAGTTCCTATAGAAGAACAGCGTGGGGACTACGACCTGAATGCTGTGCGGCTCTGCTTCCAGGTGACAGTGCGGGATCCATCAGGCAGGCCCCTCCGCCTGCCGCCTGTCCTTTCTCATCCCATCTTTGACAACCGTGAGTAGCGAGggagacacaggaaggggagagggTGGGCCTGGATAGGAGGAAGGGGTTGGGGTGAGTGTGGCCTGCAAGAGGTGCTCTGATTCATCAGTCATCTTGTGTATTCATCTTCTCTTCTGTGCCCAGCTCTTTGTTGGCTGGGGAGAGAAGGCAAAGAAGACCCAGAGCTGTCCTTGAGGTGTAGCTCCGGCCTGGCAGGGAGTCTAGCAGGGAGTCTGATGGGAAATGGGCATTTTCAGTATCGTGTGATGAGAAGGTGGTGTGCCCACAACTGCGATAATGACTCTAGGAAACGAACTCCCAGGAATAAGATAGTGTTCGAGAATGATGCTTCAGTGACAGAAGCCCGCAGACGAATTGGGCTGACTGATCAGCTGCAGTCTTTAATTAAGTAACCAGCAGGATGAATGGAAATAAAACGACTCTGGAACCCCAAAGATGGGAAACCAGGATAAACTGGGAGTCAGGAGGGAAGGGCTCATTGCCAAGGTGGGTATGGActgaccttaaagattgctttgGTCAGGTGGAGACACAGTGTGATCAGATTGGCACTCACTGGACTATAAGCTCCGTGAGAGCAGAGGTTTAGGTTTTGTATGTGGTTGTATTCTCCTTGCTTAGATCAGTAGGCAAATACTTGCTGAATTGGTTGGGGTGAGGAGCTAATAAGAAGGTCTGACTGTGGCTGCAAAGGTGTAGGTGGCAAGCTCTGGGCAACCTTGACTTGGGGCTAGGCAGGGAAGTTGCATCTCCTGCAGGCCACCCCGGGGACCTCTGGTGGCTCAGGTCATCCTTCCTTGTTCTCACTGCCTCAGGTGCCCCCAACACTGCCGAACTCAAGATCTGCCGAGTGAACCGAAACTCTGGCAGCTGCCTCGGTGGGGATGAGATCTTCCTACTGTGTGACAAGGTGCAGAAAGGTATACatcaggaggcaggggtgggcTCTTGGGAGCAAGGGGTGAAGCTGAGCAGAGACGGGGCGTGGCAGGCAACTGGCTTTGGATACTTCCTCCTATGCCTCAGGGGCCTCAGGTGGGCCGAAGGGTGATATTAGAAGACAAGCATCCGAAGTTGAGGGGGAGACCGTGGAGGGTTAGACACACTGACCCACACTGCCACCCCATCTCCTGCAGAGGACATTGAGGTGTATTTCACGGGACCAGGCTGGGAGGCCCGAGGCTCCTTTTCACAAGCTGATGTGCACCGACAAGTGGCCATTGTGTTCCGGACCCCTCCCTACGCAGACCCCAGCCTGCAGGCTCCCGTGCGTGTCTCCATGCAGCTGCGGCGGCCTTCCGACCGGGAGCTCAGTGAGCCCATGGAATTCCAGTACCTGCCAGATACAGGTACACAGCTGGGATGGCAGCATCAGGGCAGCTGGGCTCTGCCATGAGAGAGAGGCCAAGACCGCATGTCTGGGGCTGTAGTTGAGGGCCAGAAGCTGGAGTCAGAGCTTGGGATTTATATGGTAATTGGAATCCATTTCTTGCCACATTTAATGATAAGGATACCTCAGACGTTGAGCTAGTACTACACATCTGCCCTATTCCAGGCATTTCACTGGATCACCTGATTCTAATGTCATGACCCTTTTGAAGTAGGAGATAGTGTCTGACTTGCTTGGGTTCACGtggctagtaagtagcagagtcAGCATTGGAACCCAGGCCATCTGGCTTCAAGGTCCTTTTGCCACACTGGTTGTCTTGTCACTACCATAGAGCTCAGCCACATTTTGGTCAAGGTTTGAATGTCTACTTGGTACCAGGGCCTGTGCCAGGTATTGTGAATACAAAAAATGAGTAAGACAGGCTCCCTGCCCTCAGAATCTCAGTCACTTGAGGAAGACAAATATGCAAAACAGATCCTTAAGTCACAGAATGACACGTGAAACAGAGGTGTGTGCAGAGCAGCACGGGGGCACGGTGGCCTCCGGGGAGCTGGAGACAGCTGCATGGAGAAGGTGGCGTTGAAGCTGGAGAAAGAC
Protein-coding sequences here:
- the RELA gene encoding transcription factor p65 isoform X2, translated to MRFRYKCEGRSAGSIPGERSTDTTKTHPTIKINGYTGPGTVRISLVTKDPPHRPHPHELVGKDCRDGFYEAELCPDRCIHSFQNLGIQCVKKRDLEQAITQRIQTNNNPFQVPIEEQRGDYDLNAVRLCFQVTVRDPSGRPLRLPPVLSHPIFDNRAPNTAELKICRVNRNSGSCLGGDEIFLLCDKVQKEDIEVYFTGPGWEARGSFSQADVHRQVAIVFRTPPYADPSLQAPVRVSMQLRRPSDRELSEPMEFQYLPDTDDRHRIEEKRKRTYETFKSIMKKSPFSGPTDPRPPPRRIAVPSRSSVVPKPAPQPYPFTSSLSTINYDEFPTMVFPSGQISQASALAPPQVLPQAPAPAPAPAMVSPLAQAPVLAPGPPQAVAPPAPKPTQAGEGTLSEALLQLQFDDEDLGALLGNSTDPTVFTDLASVDNSEFQQLLNQGVPVAPHTTEPMLMEYPEAITRLVTGAQRPPDPAPAPLGAPGLPNGLLSGDEDFSSIADMDFSALLSQISS
- the RELA gene encoding transcription factor p65 isoform X1 — translated: MDELFPLIFPAEPAQASGPYVEIIEQPKQRGMRFRYKCEGRSAGSIPGERSTDTTKTHPTIKINGYTGPGTVRISLVTKDPPHRPHPHELVGKDCRDGFYEAELCPDRCIHSFQNLGIQCVKKRDLEQAITQRIQTNNNPFQVPIEEQRGDYDLNAVRLCFQVTVRDPSGRPLRLPPVLSHPIFDNRAPNTAELKICRVNRNSGSCLGGDEIFLLCDKVQKEDIEVYFTGPGWEARGSFSQADVHRQVAIVFRTPPYADPSLQAPVRVSMQLRRPSDRELSEPMEFQYLPDTDDRHRIEEKRKRTYETFKSIMKKSPFSGPTDPRPPPRRIAVPSRSSVVPKPAPQPYPFTSSLSTINYDEFPTMVFPSGQISQASALAPPQVLPQAPAPAPAPAMVSPLAQAPVLAPGPPQAVAPPAPKPTQAGEGTLSEALLQLQFDDEDLGALLGNSTDPTVFTDLASVDNSEFQQLLNQGVPVAPHTTEPMLMEYPEAITRLVTGAQRPPDPAPAPLGAPGLPNGLLSGDEDFSSIADMDFSALLSQISS